The Desulfomicrobium apsheronum genome has a window encoding:
- a CDS encoding MFS transporter, producing the protein MSTNAAALFSYPFVSLCLVALFGFGNIAVFYGLYPYLISMGISPFWAGWILALEPLAAFVLRPFISPWLGPGNALPVMRASLVMIALALLGYAWAQSLPSLICLRVFHGAAFVSLVSATTALLVHFIPPSRSGQGFGLFSLTTMLPFAVMPPLMEYLLRIVPDAGHAYAWVSLMTLPALALLAPLGPHARQAREKERQISSGQASTGLADIGTALKNPGVPLVLGAGLLTFLGSTLLFFFMKDFGASLGLANAGLFFTVSTGATIAVRLFGSARFDRMDKRRTLMLTFLVLAGCYASYSLVASPLPFLLAAGLFGACMGVAMPLLQSTLFHLADPSKRGLTANLMLSTMDAGYVLGPWLGGMMLGMGLSHAGLFRISALLALGAWLLIRQTGQPSPATLNPSHGRTA; encoded by the coding sequence ATGTCCACGAACGCCGCAGCCCTCTTCTCGTACCCCTTCGTGTCCCTGTGCCTGGTGGCCCTGTTCGGGTTCGGCAACATCGCCGTTTTCTACGGTCTCTATCCCTACCTCATATCCATGGGCATCTCGCCCTTCTGGGCCGGTTGGATTCTCGCCCTAGAACCCCTGGCGGCCTTCGTGCTGCGCCCATTCATCAGCCCTTGGCTCGGACCGGGCAACGCTCTGCCTGTCATGCGCGCAAGCCTGGTCATGATCGCTCTCGCCCTGCTTGGATACGCCTGGGCCCAAAGCCTTCCCTCGCTCATCTGCCTGCGCGTCTTCCACGGAGCGGCCTTCGTGAGCCTGGTCTCGGCCACCACCGCCCTGCTCGTGCATTTCATCCCGCCGTCCAGAAGCGGCCAGGGCTTCGGCCTCTTTTCCCTGACCACCATGCTTCCCTTCGCCGTCATGCCCCCGCTCATGGAATACCTGCTCCGGATCGTCCCCGACGCCGGGCACGCCTATGCCTGGGTCTCCCTCATGACCCTGCCTGCCCTGGCCTTGCTGGCACCCCTCGGGCCCCATGCACGTCAGGCGCGGGAAAAAGAGAGGCAAATCTCTTCCGGACAGGCATCGACCGGGCTCGCCGACATCGGGACGGCCTTGAAAAACCCCGGGGTGCCACTTGTCCTGGGCGCGGGCCTGCTGACGTTTCTGGGCTCCACCCTGCTCTTCTTCTTCATGAAGGACTTCGGGGCGAGCCTTGGCCTGGCCAACGCGGGTCTTTTCTTCACCGTGTCCACGGGAGCCACCATCGCCGTACGCCTGTTCGGCAGCGCCCGTTTCGACAGGATGGACAAGCGCCGGACCCTGATGCTCACGTTCCTCGTCCTGGCGGGATGCTACGCGTCCTACTCCCTGGTCGCATCGCCCCTGCCCTTCCTGCTCGCGGCCGGTCTTTTCGGCGCCTGCATGGGCGTGGCCATGCCGCTTCTGCAATCGACCCTCTTTCACCTGGCCGACCCGTCCAAGCGCGGCCTGACCGCCAACCTCATGCTGTCCACCATGGACGCAGGCTATGTCCTGGGCCCCTGGCTCGGCGGCATGATGCTCGGCATGGGCCTGTCCCACGCGGGCCTGTTCCGGATCTCGGCGCTGCTGGCCCTTGGCGCCTGGCTGCTGATCCGCCAGACCGGACAACCATCCCCGGCCACCCTCAACCCTTCCCACGGGAGAACCGCATGA
- a CDS encoding sulfite exporter TauE/SafE family protein codes for MDYLVICLASLAVSGLTLFSGFGLGTVLTPVMAIFFPIETAVAVTAVVHFANNLFKLALFGRQADWGVSLRFGLPALIASFAGAWLLVRVSDLEPLFSYSLAGGEFFVTPVKLLVGVLIVFFATQELRGGKKQAIAPVWLPLGGIVSGFFGGLSGNQGAFRSAFLLGAGLGKDAFIATGVVLACVVDVTRLGVYAGMSGSHMITDNAGLVIAATLSAFLGVHYSRKVLKKITIQTVRLLVGVMLLLLGGGLAAGVI; via the coding sequence ATGGATTATCTCGTCATCTGTCTGGCCAGCCTGGCCGTGTCCGGCCTGACCCTCTTTTCGGGCTTCGGGCTCGGAACGGTGCTGACGCCGGTCATGGCCATCTTCTTTCCCATCGAGACGGCTGTGGCCGTCACGGCGGTGGTGCATTTCGCCAACAACCTCTTTAAACTCGCCCTGTTCGGTCGCCAGGCCGACTGGGGCGTGAGCCTGCGCTTCGGCCTGCCCGCCCTGATCGCAAGCTTCGCAGGTGCGTGGTTGCTGGTCAGGGTCTCAGACCTTGAGCCGCTTTTCTCCTATTCGCTTGCCGGAGGCGAATTCTTCGTCACTCCGGTCAAGCTTCTGGTCGGCGTGCTCATCGTCTTTTTCGCCACCCAGGAATTGCGCGGCGGAAAAAAGCAGGCCATCGCGCCGGTCTGGCTCCCCTTGGGCGGGATCGTCAGCGGGTTTTTCGGCGGCCTGTCGGGCAATCAGGGGGCCTTCCGCAGCGCCTTTCTGCTCGGCGCGGGCCTTGGCAAGGACGCCTTCATCGCCACGGGCGTGGTCCTGGCCTGCGTGGTCGACGTGACCCGCCTTGGCGTCTACGCGGGCATGTCCGGTTCGCACATGATCACCGACAACGCGGGGCTTGTCATCGCCGCGACCCTATCGGCCTTCCTGGGGGTGCATTACAGCCGCAAGGTGCTGAAGAAAATCACGATCCAGACGGTACGGCTACTGGTCGGTGTGATGCTCCTGCTGCTGGGCGGGGGGCTGGCTGCGGGGGTGATCTAG
- a CDS encoding SWIM zinc finger family protein, producing the protein MFFRARPTGTARWIADKNPRETTAIDEAGEFECTCTCPCSDGVCKHAVATRSNAVSCRNSIR; encoded by the coding sequence ATGTTCTTCAGAGCCCGGCCAACAGGAACAGCAAGATGGATCGCGGATAAAAACCCTCGAGAAACAACTGCCATTGATGAAGCCGGAGAGTTCGAGTGCACCTGCACCTGTCCCTGTTCGGACGGCGTCTGCAAGCATGCCGTGGCCACAAGGTCAAACGCCGTCTCATGCAGGAACTCGATACGTTGA
- the rhuM gene encoding RhuM family protein, whose product MPEISIYQTESGAVEVRLEQDTVWLNQAQMVALFGRDQSVISRHIGNIFKEGELVRESNMQKMHIANSDKPVEFFNLDVIISVGYRVKSVQGTRFRQWATRTLREHLTQGYTLNRQRLEANARELEAALLLVRKAVHSPNLQIDAGRGLIEIITRYAQTFLLLQRYDEGLLTEPVQLPGGALPTLDTARALVAGLKADLMARGEATSLFAQERGDAFAALLGNLDQTVFGEPAYPSVEAKAAHLLYFVIKNHPFADGNKRCGAFLFVEFLSRNGRLLGADGAPVLNDIGLAALALLVAESAPAQKETIIRLIMNMLSTDDAL is encoded by the coding sequence ATGCCAGAAATCAGCATCTACCAGACCGAAAGCGGCGCCGTCGAAGTCCGTCTTGAGCAGGACACGGTGTGGCTGAATCAGGCGCAAATGGTCGCATTGTTCGGTCGCGACCAGTCGGTCATTTCACGGCATATTGGTAACATCTTCAAAGAGGGTGAATTGGTGCGGGAAAGCAATATGCAAAAAATGCATATTGCAAATTCAGACAAGCCAGTGGAATTCTTCAATCTTGATGTCATCATCTCGGTTGGCTACCGAGTCAAGTCCGTGCAGGGCACCCGTTTCCGCCAATGGGCCACCCGAACTCTGCGCGAGCACCTGACCCAAGGTTACACCCTGAACCGACAGCGCCTCGAAGCCAACGCCCGGGAATTGGAGGCCGCACTTCTCCTCGTGCGTAAAGCCGTGCACAGTCCAAATCTGCAGATCGACGCCGGACGAGGGTTGATCGAGATCATCACCCGCTACGCCCAGACCTTCCTGCTCCTGCAGCGCTATGATGAAGGTCTACTGACCGAACCTGTCCAACTCCCCGGCGGAGCGCTGCCAACGCTGGACACGGCCCGCGCCCTGGTGGCCGGTCTTAAGGCGGATCTCATGGCCCGGGGCGAGGCCACGAGCCTTTTCGCACAGGAACGCGGCGACGCCTTTGCCGCCCTGCTCGGCAATCTGGACCAGACCGTATTCGGCGAGCCCGCCTACCCTTCGGTGGAGGCCAAGGCCGCCCACCTGCTGTACTTCGTCATCAAGAACCACCCCTTTGCCGACGGCAACAAACGCTGTGGTGCATTCCTGTTCGTCGAGTTCCTGAGCCGCAACGGACGACTGCTGGGCGCCGACGGCGCCCCGGTGCTGAACGACATCGGCCTCGCCGCACTGGCCCTCCTGGTCGCGGAATCCGCCCCGGCCCAGAAGGAAACCATCATCCGCCTGATCATGAACATGCTGAGCACTGACGACGCATTATGA
- a CDS encoding helix-turn-helix domain-containing protein: MNSILRLLLSGLILVALSALPVLAQAADEPTDDPDAVSSLSNPAQAAKAEGLAAAATEKAAEALDTAIAEAQAAYDSAVAANDPVATAQADADLTAAKEAMANAAGVSTAEVEAMRAAGLGWGDIAHELGVHPSTIGQSVANQNRNMNHLGKEYGVTARNTATGKSSKESVSSSGKSNNAGGNGKGNAGRNSGGNGNGNAGGNGGGNGGGNGGGNGGGNGGGNGGGKK, translated from the coding sequence ATGAACAGCATCCTTCGTCTTCTTCTGTCCGGCCTCATCCTCGTGGCCCTTTCGGCCCTTCCGGTCCTGGCCCAGGCGGCGGATGAACCGACCGACGACCCCGACGCCGTGTCATCCCTGAGCAACCCGGCCCAGGCAGCCAAGGCGGAAGGTCTGGCTGCCGCCGCCACGGAAAAGGCCGCTGAAGCGCTCGACACGGCGATCGCTGAAGCCCAGGCCGCCTACGACTCAGCGGTCGCTGCCAATGATCCGGTCGCCACGGCACAGGCTGACGCAGACCTGACGGCAGCTAAAGAAGCTATGGCAAATGCAGCTGGCGTGAGCACCGCTGAAGTCGAAGCCATGCGCGCCGCAGGGCTTGGCTGGGGCGACATCGCCCATGAACTCGGCGTCCACCCCAGCACTATCGGCCAGAGCGTCGCGAACCAGAACCGCAACATGAACCACTTGGGCAAGGAATACGGCGTGACCGCCCGCAACACGGCCACGGGCAAGTCCTCCAAGGAGTCGGTCTCCAGCTCCGGCAAGAGCAACAATGCCGGTGGCAACGGCAAGGGCAATGCCGGCAGAAACTCTGGCGGGAATGGCAATGGAAATGCCGGCGGAAACGGAGGTGGTAACGGAGGCGGAAACGGCGGAGGTAACGGAGGCGGTAATGGTGGAGGAAACGGCGGCGGAAAGAAGTAG
- a CDS encoding RNA polymerase sigma factor, whose amino-acid sequence MDKPDNDRDDAWAVERTLSGDREAFAVLVRRYQGPIFRLMLRFSQDECDAAEMAQDAFVRAYERLAAYDSRRRFFTWLYTLALNLARDHARRLKRAPQCRQNLDTTHADKGRDPLGSLEAARLLNVLRGLPPKYAEALALRYIEDMHLEEVAETLGLSISGAKMRVHRGLRMMREHFGEEEKS is encoded by the coding sequence ATGGATAAACCGGACAACGACAGAGACGACGCCTGGGCCGTGGAGCGGACCTTGAGCGGCGACCGAGAAGCCTTCGCCGTCCTCGTCCGGCGGTATCAGGGACCCATCTTTCGCCTAATGCTTCGTTTTTCGCAGGATGAGTGCGACGCTGCGGAGATGGCCCAGGACGCCTTTGTCAGGGCCTACGAACGTCTGGCCGCCTACGATTCGCGCCGACGTTTCTTCACCTGGCTCTACACTCTGGCCCTGAACCTGGCTCGGGACCATGCGCGACGGCTTAAACGCGCTCCCCAGTGCCGACAGAACCTGGACACGACCCACGCCGATAAGGGCCGCGACCCGCTGGGCAGTCTCGAAGCCGCCAGGCTCCTCAACGTCCTGCGTGGCCTGCCGCCCAAATACGCCGAGGCCCTGGCGCTGCGGTACATCGAGGACATGCACCTGGAAGAGGTGGCCGAGACTCTGGGCCTGTCGATCAGCGGCGCCAAGATGCGCGTGCACAGGGGGCTGCGTATGATGCGGGAACATTTCGGAGAGGAAGAAAAATCATGA
- a CDS encoding tetratricopeptide repeat protein gives MKNIIRLLALVLLATFVHGCATMDTAVRKIQREYHQVQGQYYLNRGDFAAGRAAFAPRVAQFPEDPELNYFMARFELGTDKPEAALPFIQKAVKLSRANADYRFWEGVTYWALMKPDRERAAYEKALDIDPDHLSANLYLAHNMLDRGKNAEALRLYDKTLSLNPEEPQAMFNRAVALERMKRDREMKLSVHRYLEIYPDAPLARQGVRMLNKAGDFTWRNHVIGPRTIPLRAVEFLPGSATLTESAEASLKSIGEILSKKTDLSVHVVAYVKGDKTLARLRALAVKNFVSREYPKVAPERLAPSWFDKPENIKTSGRTHSLTQSVNIFTKVQ, from the coding sequence ATGAAAAACATCATCCGACTCCTCGCTCTTGTGCTACTGGCGACCTTCGTCCACGGCTGCGCGACCATGGATACGGCCGTCCGGAAAATCCAGAGGGAATACCATCAGGTTCAGGGACAATATTACCTGAACAGAGGCGATTTCGCTGCCGGACGCGCCGCCTTCGCCCCCAGGGTCGCCCAGTTTCCCGAAGATCCGGAGCTCAACTACTTCATGGCGCGCTTCGAACTGGGAACGGACAAGCCCGAAGCCGCGCTTCCCTTCATCCAGAAAGCCGTGAAGCTGTCCCGGGCCAACGCCGACTACCGGTTTTGGGAAGGCGTAACCTACTGGGCCCTCATGAAACCCGACAGGGAGCGGGCCGCCTATGAAAAAGCCCTGGACATCGATCCGGACCACCTCTCGGCGAACCTCTACCTCGCGCACAACATGCTCGACCGGGGCAAAAACGCCGAAGCCCTCCGGCTCTACGACAAGACGCTCTCCCTGAACCCGGAAGAGCCCCAGGCCATGTTCAACAGGGCCGTGGCCCTGGAGCGCATGAAACGTGACAGGGAGATGAAGCTGTCCGTGCACCGCTACCTGGAGATCTACCCGGACGCCCCCCTTGCGCGGCAGGGAGTCCGGATGCTGAACAAAGCCGGCGACTTCACGTGGCGCAACCACGTCATCGGCCCGCGCACCATCCCCCTGCGGGCCGTGGAGTTCCTGCCCGGTAGCGCGACACTGACCGAAAGCGCCGAAGCATCCCTGAAGAGCATCGGTGAAATCCTGTCCAAAAAGACGGACCTGAGCGTCCACGTCGTCGCCTACGTCAAGGGCGACAAGACCCTGGCCAGGCTGCGCGCCCTGGCCGTCAAAAATTTCGTTAGCCGCGAATACCCGAAAGTCGCCCCGGAACGCCTCGCGCCGAGCTGGTTCGACAAGCCCGAAAACATCAAAACGAGCGGCAGGACCCACAGCCTGACCCAGTCCGTCAACATCTTCACCAAGGTTCAATGA
- a CDS encoding SulP family inorganic anion transporter, which produces MKSLLKELADDLLSHKIVPALALGCVIGVLIVVIEVSLSAMIFSGSLAPLATRASGLLLFGAVVMGILLALTSSFRSVICLPQDAPVAVLAGMGPSVVAAMGMASPEATFMTMVASIGSATLATGLALTAIGHFRLTNLFRFMPYPVVGGFLAGGGWLLTLGGLSVMSGMDVNFDTMKSLLDASPLLKWGPGALYAILLWLVLKRWPHFLILPASLLVVTAVYYVAFQIAGMSLAEARSTGFLLSGVPATGLWPAFSPAELGMVRWDVVFDQLPVMGAVFLVTLIGLLLNVSGIDLGGGVDVDFNKEFRNVGLANIASALGGSSPGAHALSLSLLCRMTGAYTRLAGLVAAAVVATVLFAGGAALEYFPLPVLGGLLVFLGIDIMDNWLYSTYRKLPLQDYLVLGSIFLSICLLGFLKGVGIGLLITTVLFVIRFSRIDVIRERFNGTMRHSCKNRSIPMRTILQTNGSRLQGYQLSGYLFFGSAARLSEELKAGLSVTPRPWCMLLDFSGVSGFDVSSVNALQRVIQAAHTAMIPIVIASPSSRFKDTLSRALAPAVLEGIRFTADLDQGLELCEDTILEKFEQMLETQASAKENLFEQTVDDMMAHLDRLSIFEALVEDLAPWLTERSYEEGDVIVAQGAAYEGMHLIMWGSATSRSTDRTSRLAHYDAGTVVAPKAAFGSCIAKEHMEADGICRIAVLTAEARNQLEQQAPAFALQLDRYIMDCSA; this is translated from the coding sequence ATGAAATCACTACTCAAGGAACTTGCGGACGACCTGTTGTCGCATAAAATAGTCCCGGCGCTGGCTCTCGGCTGTGTCATTGGCGTTCTCATTGTCGTCATCGAGGTTTCCCTGAGCGCCATGATTTTTTCGGGCTCGCTCGCACCGCTTGCGACGCGGGCATCGGGGCTGCTGCTTTTCGGCGCGGTTGTGATGGGCATCCTCCTCGCCCTGACCAGTTCCTTCCGATCCGTCATATGCTTGCCGCAGGATGCTCCGGTGGCTGTCCTCGCAGGGATGGGTCCTTCGGTAGTCGCAGCCATGGGAATGGCGTCGCCGGAAGCAACTTTCATGACCATGGTCGCCTCCATCGGTTCGGCTACTCTCGCCACTGGCCTGGCGCTTACGGCCATCGGCCATTTCAGACTGACCAACTTGTTCCGCTTCATGCCCTACCCTGTTGTAGGCGGCTTTCTGGCAGGCGGAGGATGGCTTCTCACCCTGGGCGGCCTTTCGGTCATGAGCGGTATGGACGTCAATTTCGACACGATGAAGAGCCTGCTTGATGCATCACCGCTTCTGAAGTGGGGGCCAGGCGCCCTGTATGCCATCCTTCTTTGGCTTGTCCTGAAACGCTGGCCGCACTTTCTTATCCTTCCCGCATCGCTGCTGGTCGTGACAGCGGTCTATTATGTTGCATTCCAGATCGCCGGGATGTCACTGGCCGAAGCCCGGTCAACCGGCTTTCTTCTTTCCGGCGTGCCGGCCACGGGCCTCTGGCCCGCCTTTAGCCCGGCCGAACTTGGCATGGTGCGCTGGGATGTCGTGTTTGACCAGTTGCCTGTCATGGGTGCCGTTTTTCTGGTCACCCTGATTGGGCTCCTACTGAACGTGAGCGGCATCGACCTCGGGGGAGGCGTTGACGTCGATTTCAACAAGGAATTTCGTAACGTCGGTCTGGCAAACATTGCCAGTGCACTGGGCGGCAGTTCCCCCGGAGCCCATGCGCTCTCGCTTTCCCTTCTCTGCCGGATGACGGGAGCCTACACCCGTCTGGCAGGGCTTGTGGCCGCTGCCGTTGTGGCCACGGTTCTCTTTGCCGGTGGCGCGGCACTGGAATACTTCCCCCTGCCTGTTCTCGGCGGCCTGCTTGTCTTCCTCGGCATCGATATCATGGATAACTGGCTCTACAGCACGTACCGCAAGCTTCCCCTCCAGGATTATCTTGTGCTGGGGAGCATTTTTCTGTCCATCTGCCTTCTGGGATTCCTCAAGGGAGTCGGAATCGGCCTGCTGATCACCACGGTGCTTTTCGTCATTCGTTTCAGCAGGATCGATGTCATCAGGGAAAGGTTCAATGGCACCATGCGGCACAGTTGCAAAAACCGTTCAATTCCCATGCGCACCATCCTGCAGACGAACGGGAGCAGACTGCAGGGATACCAGTTGAGCGGCTATCTGTTCTTTGGCTCCGCCGCTCGCCTGAGTGAAGAGCTCAAGGCCGGACTGAGCGTCACTCCCCGGCCATGGTGCATGCTCTTGGATTTTTCCGGCGTTTCGGGATTTGACGTATCTTCCGTCAACGCCCTTCAGCGCGTCATTCAGGCTGCGCACACGGCAATGATTCCGATCGTGATTGCCAGCCCGTCCAGTCGTTTCAAGGATACGCTGTCACGAGCGCTTGCCCCAGCGGTCCTGGAGGGGATTCGCTTCACGGCAGATCTCGATCAGGGACTTGAGCTTTGCGAAGACACCATCCTGGAAAAATTCGAGCAGATGCTGGAAACTCAGGCGTCAGCAAAAGAAAACCTTTTCGAGCAGACTGTGGACGACATGATGGCCCACCTGGACAGGCTGAGTATTTTTGAAGCGCTGGTGGAAGACCTGGCTCCGTGGCTCACGGAACGTTCCTACGAAGAAGGTGATGTCATCGTCGCACAGGGGGCAGCCTACGAAGGCATGCATCTGATCATGTGGGGTTCTGCAACTTCCAGATCCACGGACAGGACTTCCCGTCTTGCGCATTACGATGCCGGGACCGTTGTCGCTCCCAAGGCGGCTTTCGGTTCCTGCATCGCCAAGGAACATATGGAAGCGGATGGGATATGCCGCATAGCCGTACTCACGGCGGAAGCCCGCAATCAGCTCGAACAGCAAGCCCCCGCTTTCGCCCTGCAGCTGGACCGTTACATAATGGATTGTTCCGCATAA
- a CDS encoding formate dehydrogenase subunit gamma: MNNDAGKRIKRFTVAQRLFHLVLMVTFLLQAATGLARMYNETAWGQSLASLFGGFQAALTVHIHVGILMVCAFALHILYAVAVILKKGPAATLAGPDSLLPRPADFKQFFQHVGWILGVAKHPPLERWGYWEKFDYWAVFWGMIVLGATGLLLAYPLASSRFMPGWGLNVAFWVHRIEALLAMGHVFVIHFFIAHLRRSTFPMDRTMFEGSADLQDVQHERPAWHERLNASGKLDDMVVHEAPLYRRAIYMTVGFAAICAGVYLLVGGLIHATNITW, from the coding sequence ATGAACAATGACGCCGGAAAACGAATCAAGCGGTTCACCGTGGCGCAGCGGCTGTTCCATCTGGTGCTCATGGTGACCTTTCTCCTCCAGGCCGCAACCGGCCTGGCCAGGATGTACAACGAGACGGCCTGGGGGCAGAGCCTGGCCAGCCTGTTCGGGGGATTCCAGGCGGCCCTGACCGTGCATATCCATGTCGGCATCCTCATGGTCTGCGCCTTCGCCCTGCACATCCTGTACGCCGTGGCCGTCATCCTTAAAAAAGGTCCAGCCGCGACCCTCGCCGGACCGGATTCACTGCTGCCAAGACCGGCGGACTTCAAACAGTTTTTCCAGCATGTCGGCTGGATCCTTGGCGTGGCCAAGCACCCGCCGCTCGAACGTTGGGGATACTGGGAGAAGTTCGACTACTGGGCTGTGTTCTGGGGCATGATCGTTCTGGGAGCAACGGGACTTTTGCTGGCATACCCCCTCGCATCGAGCCGATTCATGCCCGGCTGGGGCTTGAACGTGGCATTTTGGGTGCACCGCATCGAAGCCTTGCTGGCCATGGGACATGTTTTCGTCATCCACTTCTTCATCGCGCACCTGCGGCGCAGCACCTTCCCCATGGACAGAACCATGTTCGAAGGCAGCGCCGATTTGCAGGATGTGCAGCATGAGCGTCCGGCTTGGCACGAACGCCTGAATGCATCCGGAAAGCTTGACGATATGGTCGTACACGAGGCCCCGCTTTACAGAAGGGCAATCTACATGACCGTGGGCTTTGCCGCTATCTGCGCTGGGGTCTATCTCCTGGTGGGCGGACTGATCCACGCAACGAACATCACCTGGTGA
- a CDS encoding multiheme c-type cytochrome → MERKKIFLIVLAFVVAVFTLGCGSEKPVDVKAVMSQPKTFVGSETCRGCHLEHYDSWKMTLHSRMLIDVSKNPNAFVVEWNKETIRTDLEKIKAKLKVPLEEVYIPEKSEVLYVIGTQWKQRYVLKKGDMFVVAPVQYNVASKRWVNYYDDAWDKRDWLVRCGGCHATGVDLKAYTFTEESIGCEACHGAGSRHAALPRTALFEKRDTIVHPAKMTAGVAVQICGSCHTRGNSKDPDFKDAGWPVGYEPGMTLEPIYQNSYEKADMRRLYPDFASRSHHQQYIDWMQSKHAVQGVTCTSCHSVHRIGIAPTRFQTKEAGSSQCLSCHSMVNANRAHSIHSFANCLGCHMPRIASTAEPNDIRSHTFNARAPMDTIDNPDLPNSCQICHYHKNESVEEMQRKYEILTQLPKPQGMMIPAVSQDTIKQRTAAEPTTNPQ, encoded by the coding sequence ATGGAGCGGAAAAAAATCTTTTTGATCGTGCTGGCGTTTGTGGTCGCAGTCTTCACGCTAGGCTGCGGGAGCGAAAAGCCGGTGGATGTCAAGGCCGTCATGTCCCAACCCAAGACCTTTGTCGGGTCCGAGACCTGCCGGGGCTGTCACCTCGAACACTACGACTCGTGGAAAATGACCCTGCACAGCAGGATGCTCATCGACGTAAGCAAGAACCCCAACGCCTTCGTGGTCGAGTGGAACAAGGAAACGATCCGGACCGACCTGGAAAAAATCAAAGCCAAGCTCAAGGTTCCTCTTGAAGAGGTTTACATCCCGGAAAAAAGCGAAGTTCTCTACGTCATCGGAACGCAGTGGAAGCAGCGCTACGTGCTGAAGAAGGGTGACATGTTTGTAGTCGCTCCGGTGCAGTACAATGTCGCATCCAAGCGGTGGGTCAATTATTACGACGACGCCTGGGACAAGCGCGACTGGCTGGTCCGTTGCGGCGGATGCCACGCCACCGGCGTCGACCTGAAGGCCTACACGTTCACGGAGGAATCCATCGGATGCGAGGCCTGTCACGGAGCAGGTTCCAGGCACGCAGCCCTGCCGCGGACGGCGCTCTTCGAGAAACGCGACACCATCGTGCACCCGGCCAAGATGACCGCCGGGGTCGCAGTGCAGATCTGTGGATCCTGCCATACGCGTGGCAACTCGAAAGACCCCGACTTCAAGGATGCTGGCTGGCCCGTGGGCTACGAACCAGGCATGACACTGGAGCCGATCTACCAGAACTCCTACGAGAAGGCCGACATGCGGAGGCTGTATCCGGACTTCGCATCCCGCTCACACCATCAGCAGTACATCGACTGGATGCAATCCAAACACGCCGTACAGGGCGTGACCTGCACCTCATGCCACTCCGTGCACCGCATCGGTATCGCTCCCACCCGCTTCCAGACCAAGGAAGCCGGGTCGAGCCAGTGTCTGAGCTGCCACTCCATGGTCAACGCCAACCGCGCGCACTCCATCCATTCCTTCGCCAACTGTCTGGGCTGCCATATGCCGCGCATCGCCAGCACGGCAGAGCCCAATGACATCCGGAGTCATACCTTCAACGCACGCGCGCCCATGGACACCATCGACAACCCCGATCTGCCCAACTCCTGCCAGATCTGCCATTACCACAAGAACGAGAGTGTGGAGGAGATGCAGCGCAAGTACGAAATCCTGACCCAACTGCCCAAGCCCCAGGGAATGATGATCCCGGCCGTCTCGCAGGATACCATCAAGCAGCGAACGGCAGCGGAGCCCACTACGAATCCGCAGTAG